In a genomic window of Larus michahellis chromosome 3, bLarMic1.1, whole genome shotgun sequence:
- the SDHAF4 gene encoding succinate dehydrogenase assembly factor 4, mitochondrial isoform X1, with protein sequence MALRLLRGAAGAAKSSLLCSSLRSTSSKTRGRSEPAKQPLKKPKLPVGRFDEPEESSIEREPLEMSAVSREALQHFFSSERLSVPSSCSSQMINISNPLGYSIRVK encoded by the exons ATGGCTCTGCGGCTGctgcgcggcgcggccggggcggcGA AGTCATCGCTGCTTTGCAGCTCTCTGAGGAGTACCAGCTCTAAGACAAGAGGAAGATCGGAACCTGCTAAGCAGCCACTTAAGAAACCGAAGTTACCAGTAGGTCGATTTGATGAACCAGAGGAGTCCAGTATAGAGAGGGAACCCCTGGAAA TGTCTGCAGTTAGCAGAGAAGCACTTCAGCACTTTTTCAGCTCTGAAAGACTTTCAGTGCCGtcttcctgctcttcccagaTGATTAATATTAGCAATCCACTGGGATATAGCATTAGGGTAAAGTGA
- the SDHAF4 gene encoding succinate dehydrogenase assembly factor 4, mitochondrial isoform X2 has product MALRLLRGAAGAAKSSLLCSSLRSTSSKTRGRSEPAKQPLKKPKLPVGRFDEPEESSIEREPLEKFPDGINPVTKERGGPKGPEPTRFGDWERKGRCIDF; this is encoded by the exons ATGGCTCTGCGGCTGctgcgcggcgcggccggggcggcGA AGTCATCGCTGCTTTGCAGCTCTCTGAGGAGTACCAGCTCTAAGACAAGAGGAAGATCGGAACCTGCTAAGCAGCCACTTAAGAAACCGAAGTTACCAGTAGGTCGATTTGATGAACCAGAGGAGTCCAGTATAGAGAGGGAACCCCTGGAAA AATTCCCTGACGGAATCAATCCTGTTACAAAAGAGAGGGGTGGACCTAAAGGCCCTGAACCTACGCGTTTCGGAGATTGGGAGAGAAAAGGACGTTGTAtagatttttaa
- the SDHAF4 gene encoding succinate dehydrogenase assembly factor 4, mitochondrial isoform X3 translates to MALRLLRGAAGAAKSSLLCSSLRSTSSKTRGRSEPAKQPLKKPKLPVGRFDEPEESSIEREPLERDKSLSQRLAVHAGTLHGSKA, encoded by the exons ATGGCTCTGCGGCTGctgcgcggcgcggccggggcggcGA AGTCATCGCTGCTTTGCAGCTCTCTGAGGAGTACCAGCTCTAAGACAAGAGGAAGATCGGAACCTGCTAAGCAGCCACTTAAGAAACCGAAGTTACCAGTAGGTCGATTTGATGAACCAGAGGAGTCCAGTATAGAGAGGGAACCCCTGGAAA GAGACAAATCCCTCTCCCAAAGACTTGCAGTGCACGCTGGAACTCTGCATGGGAGTAAAGCCTGA